The genomic region TGCCATGGCCACCGAGGAGTGGGCGAGGACGATCTTGCGGGGGTCGCCCTTGAGGAGCCGGTGAGTGAGGTGCCCGCCGAGCGGGAAGGCCCGGTCCAGTCCGGTTTCCGGGCGCCAGAAGGCCAGGCGGCCGTCGTTCGTGACACGGTCGAGCAACAGCCCGCCGATCACCTTCTGTCTGGTGGCCTCGGCCTGGGCGATCACGGTGGAGAGCGGGGCCGGGTAGGTCTGGAACTCGTCGGAGTCGGCGATCAGGTGCCATCCGGGCCCAGCCTGGGTGCGCAAGTCGTCGCGGAGTCGGGTGTTGGTGTGCTCGTGCCACGGCCCGGTACTGACCCGAGCAGGGATGACGCCGAGAGCGTGGCTGGCTGCGACGAGCTGGTGGCGCCAGGCGTCGGGGACGTGGTCGGGAAAGTGGAAGGCGAGGTGGAACCGCTCGATGCCGAGCCGGCGGTAGTGGGCGGTCCAAGCGGCGAGCAGGGCCGGTTCGACCGGGCCGATCACCGCGACCAGGGTGGGAGAGATGGGCGTCGTCATCGGCACTTCTTGGTCAGGCGGGTGTAGGCGTCGGTGAGGAACGCGGCCTGGTCGGCTGCCGCGCGCATGTCCAGCGCTTCGGGCGCCGATGGCCCCGGGCGGACCGGTGGCTCGGCCGCGAGTTTGTCCAGCGCCTTGGCAAGTGCGTTCGGGTCACCGGCCGGGAAGAACTGGGCCCACGGCTCCCCTGTGAGCCGGGCGACCAGCTCGGGGTCGTGTGCGGAGACGATCAGCGGTACGGCGAGGCGGGCGGCATCCATGACCAGTCCCGATTCCTTGCCTACGCCGGGCTTCCGGGCGACGAGGGCCGCGTCGGCGGCGGCGTACACCAGTCGCAGGACCTGGTCGGCGACCGGTCCGGGCACGGTGTGGAGGCGGACGTTCGGCAGCTGATGCCAGCGTGTGAGGGTGCTGTCGTCCAGTGGGGCGCCGCACACCAGGACGTGCAGCGGCTCGGTGAGGCGGGCGAGGGCTGCGTCGATGGTGGCGATGTCCTTGTACGGCCACCAGCCCCCGACCACGCACACTGCTTTCGCGTCGGAGGGGATGGTGAAGGCGGCACGGGCGCCCTCGCGCTCGGCGTCGGTCAGCCGCCGGCCGTCGTCGACCGCGAACGCCCGTACCTCACCGCGGAGGCGTGGAAAGGCCGGCGCGACCTGGTCGCGGACGGCCGTGGTCGGGTACAACGCGATCACCCGCTTCTCACCTCTGCGGGCGATTCGGCCCAGCCACCTGACCGGAAGGTCCTCGGTGGTGACCACTTCATGGACGAACCGCAGGTGCGGGGTGCCGCCGAGCAGGGCCGCGGCACCGTGCAGGGCCTCACTCGCGGTGAGGATCACGACCGTCGCGGCCCCAGGGGCGAGGTGGCGCGCGGTGCGAAGACAGGCGGCTTCGGCCAGGCACCGGGCGAGAAGGGTGACCTGGTGCGGGAATCTGCGGACCGTCGGCGGCCAGCGCCGGGAGGCTAAGACCTGCCGGCCGGCGGCGGAGACCCGTGCTGACGTCCGCGCGGCGGCCAGAAGGATCTTTGCCGCAGGCCCGGCCGGACCGATGGTGACTCGGGTGCTGGACCGCACCAGCGGGCCCAGGTCATCGCTCAGGCCGCCTGGGGCGATGACGAGGCTGTCCGGCCGCACGGAGGCGAGCGCCGCCAGCGTGCGCTGGTGGTGTCCGCCGCCTTGGTGCGCGTACGGCTCGATCAGCACCAGTGGCCCGGGGTCGGGGTTCATCCGGTGACCGCCTGCTCGCCGTACAACGTGGTGAAGTGCTGGTACAGCCAGGGCGGGTCGTTGAGCGCCTCGAAGTGCTGCGGGTTGCGCGCGGCGACCTTGGCGAAGTCGACTCCGTCGCGGGCGCCGGCTGCCGAGTAGGCGGCGAATTCGCCGTCGCGACTGGCCGTCCAGGCGGCGATGCGTTCCTGGGCGGAGACGTCGGTCATGCCGTACTCGCTGCCACGCGCGAGCATCGCGCACTCGCGGAAGCCCGCCCTCCACGCGTGGAACGGGGTTTGGTTGAACCTCGTGACCCCGGCGGTCTGGCGACAGAACTCGACCCGGCCGGGCAGCGCGGCCAGCACGTCGACGGCCTGGCCCATTTCCCTCAACGCTGAGCGGCGGATCAGCTTGAGCCCGCCGTAGCCGTAGGTCAGGCCGTTGACCGGGTTGACCGCCTGCCAGACCCGCATTGCCACCCCGTCGGAAAGCGGTTCCACCGTGGCGGTGGGGAACTCGGGGTCGATGGCGAAGTCGCCGTCAGCGAGAAAGAACGTCTCGGTGTCGACCATCTCGGCGGTGAGCCGGTAGGCGCGTCGCATTCCGCGGACTCCGTGCAGGCGCTTGACGGTGCCGCCCAGCACCCGGGCGAGGCGGGTGTGCAGTGAGCTGGCCAGTGGCTCGTCGTAGGAGAGCTGGACCGCGTCGAAGCTGGTCACCGGATCGCCTCCAGGTAGCGGGCGGCCACCGCGGCCGGGGTGAGGTCGGTGGTGGAGGTGTGCGCTCGCTTGGCATGGACGAGGTAGAACTCGGCATCCGTGGCGAGGCGTTCGACGATCTGGACGGCCTGCTCGTCGGTGTCGAACAGCAGCTCGTTGTCGATGTGCTCGGCTAGCCAGCCGGTGCGAGGTCCGATCACAGGCAGGCCCATCGCCTGACAGTCGATCACCGACATGGACCAGGGGCAGCCGGGTCGGAAGGGCGCGATGCCGAAGTGGGTGCCGGCCAGCAGATTGCGGTAGCGGATGCGGTCGCCGCGGTCGGAGGCGATGGTGACGCCGTCCGTGGTCGCCAGCTCCTCCAAGTGTCGTTCGGGGCTGGGGTCGAGACGGATGCGCTCAGGACTGCGGGTGCCGAACAGGTCCATGACCGTGAGCCGCACCGGGGCGTCGGCGACGAGGCGGCGGGCGAGCTGGGTGAAGCGGGCGGTGCCGTAGTGCCTGTACAGGCGGTGGTTGTAGATGCCGGTGACCCTGCCTTCGGGCGGGGTGATGTCGACCGGGTGGCGTACCAGCCGTACGTCCCTGGGAGCGGGGACGATGTGCAGCTTGTCGGCGAGTTCGACGCCGGTGCGGGCAGCGGCTGCGGTGGTCCAGGAGGCGGCTGTGGAGGAGTGGACCAGGACGCGGTCGCAGGCCGCGAGGCCGGCGGCGAAGGCCAGCAGCACACTGTGACCGAGGCCCCGGTCGTTCAACGCCGGGTCCAGCTCCAAGTCGCCGGTGTCGGTGAAGGAGAACGGCAGGTAGTGGCAGTATCCGGCGATCCGCGCGTCGTGGCGTCCGGGGCCGTAGAGGTAGGCGAGCAGGCCACGGGTGTTGGACCCGGCCGGTTTGATGGCGGCGATCACGCGGACAGGTCCTTCGTCGGTTCGGCGGGCTCACACAGGGCCTCGGCGATCAGGGCGAGCAGGCGGTGGAGTTCGTCGAGATGCCGGCGGATGTCGGGCGGGGTGTAGTCGCTGTTCAGGGCGCGGGCGATCTGGTTGATGTTGACGCCGGTGCGGTTGAGCTCGCGCAGCACCTGGGCGCGGAACATGTGGGTGCGGCGGCGGTCCTCGGACAGCGGCAGATTCGTAGTGAACCGACCGGATACGAAGGCCAGGACGACATCGGCCGCAAACCCTGATCCGCCCTTGTAGCCGTGCTCGGCGGCAGCTTCCTGGAGCTGGGCATGCTCCTCACCGGTGAACCGCAAAGGACCGACGCGGACGGTTCGCTTGGTGCCGGTGAAGCGGCGATTCGCAGGCTGGACACCCTGCACCGCTCGCTCACCGGCCGCCGACTCGGCGGCGGGTGCGGAGCGGAGGATCTGCTGCTGGGAGGCGTGAAGTGTGTCCGGATCGGGGCCGCCCTCGGCCCCGACCATCTGGTCCGGCGCCCCCTGGCGCTGGGCCGTCTCCGCCACCCCCGGGGCGGAGATCACCGAAGACCGGCCACGAGTCGGACTCGGGGTACTACTGGCCCCGCCAGGAGCAGCCCGTCCGAACGCCCGCCACCAACGTTTCGCCAGCGTAGGCGACTTCGTCAGCCGCGAGGAGTCATCGAGAGGACCCTCAGGGTGGTGCGGGTCATACGCCATGGGAGGTGCCTCCGAAGCAGGGCGACAAGTTCTGCGTGGTGGGGTGGCCGCCCGCCCACAGGTGAGGGCGGGCGGCCAGGTGGCGAGGGAAGGGATCATCTGGCCGATGGGTGGAAGGGCCCAGCATCCAGACGGTCAGCCGTTGTCCGGTGGGGTGCGGGTAGCGGGGTCTCGAAGGACGGCCATCACCTCGGTCAGCCGTTTGCCGCTGATCGTGTGGCTCTTGGCTCGTACGGCCTGCTCGACAACCTCACGCGTCAGCGTGCCTTTCTCTGATGCAGCGATTCGCCCGATCTCTACGAGCTCCTCGACCGTTGCGCTGGCCGGACGACCACCTCGTGTTTTGACCACCGGCTCACGCTGCGATGCAGGTGGCTGGGCGGAAGGGCGCTTCGGCCGCTCAGCGGTTTCGCCGGGATGAGCGGAACTGCCGGCAAGTGGTTCCGGCGCTTGGTCCAACGCGGTCTGCGCTACTTCGCCGGGCTGGTCGACAAGACCGTGGACCTGTCGCATCAAGACGCCGAAGGCGAGCAGAGCGGCGGCCGGGGGTACGGCCGCGACCACGTAGTCCAGGAGAGGCACGGGGCCGGCCGTGGCCGTACCGCTGACTCCGGCCACGTTGAGCGCGATGGAGCCGACCGAGCCGGTGGCCGTGAGGGTGATGGCCCAGCCGTCGGTCACTCGGCGCAGCCCCGCGCGGAGCATCAGGAGTTCACCGGCGACGATGAACGCGTCCAGGGTCGCCGGCCAGGCCCATTGGCGGGTGGGTGAGTGGCTCAGTCCGTGCTGCCCGGCGACTTCGGCGAGGTGCGCGTAGGACAGCCAGAATCCGCCGGTGGTGAGAAGCACGATGACGACTCCGGCAGCTGCGAGCGCGTACCGCTCGGTGGCCTGCTTGGTCATGCCCGACCTCCTTCCGCTGTATCGGCAAGGTCTGGAGCAGCGCTGTCCCGGGGTGTGGTGATGGGCATAGAGGGTTCTCCGAGGCCGAGGCGCTTACGCTGCCCCCTCTTCAAGGAGGGGGCAGCGCGTAGGCGCCGGCGTGTGTATGCGCCGATTGATGACGCGTAAGCGTTTGACCTGCTGTTTTCTGAGATTCGTGCGCGCCGGAGGCGGTGTGTAGGCGCCTTCGGTGGTTCAGGGCGCGTACGGCGTCGCGTACGGAGGACGCCTGGTCAGGAGACGGCAGTGATGTGGTGGACGGTGGCCTTCCATCGGGTGGCCTGGCCTCCCCCGGTGCCGCCGCCCGCCCCGGTTTCCTGGGTGGCGTGGCCGCTCTTGGTGAGGGCCTTCAGGCGTCGCCTCGCCTTGGCGATGTCCGCCGTGCTGGGCTTGTTCTCGCCGGTGATATGGGTGGAGAGTTCGCGGGCTGTGAGCCCGCTGGAGCCCGTCTGCCGCAGCAGAGTCAGCGGGTCGAGGCTGGTGTCGACACGCGAGGTACCGCGAGGGTGATCGTGGATGACCGGCAGCGGGCCGATCTCGTCGTCGACGGTCTTGAGGTGGTGGAGGTGGACCACCGGGTCGCCTGCCGCGCCGCTGAGGAAGAGGACACTTCCCGCGCCTGCGGTGTACCAGGCCGAGCCATAGACCTGGTCCAGGACGGGGCGTTGGGTGCGTGAGGCGTCGGGTCCCTGTTTGCGCTGGTGGTGCAATTCAAGAAGTTCGACCCCGTTGCGCAGGAGCTGCTGACGGGCGTTGTTGTAGGCGAGGCCGGCCTCGTCGTCGGTGAGCTTGCCGACGACGTCCTTGAGGCTGTCGATGACCACGGTGTCCGCGCCGTGCTCGGCGGCCAGCTCGGCGAGGAGCTGGGGCTCGGTGTTCAACGAAGCGGGCAGCGGCCCCGACCAGAAGACCAGGCGCCGGCGCAGGACGTCCCGGTCGGCTTGGTGCACGATCCGGGTGAAGGCGCGGGCGAGCTGGCTGGGCCGGTCCGCGGCGATGTAGAGGACCTTCTCGCCCTCGCGTACCGGCATGTCCAGGACCTGGGCGATCAGGCCGAGGCGAGCGAGGACGATCTGCTGGGCGATCGTGGACTTCCCGACGCCCGGCGGTCCGACGAGCATCAGACTTTCCCCCGAGGCCCAGGCGGCTTTCCCCGGAGTGCCCCACACGGGCTCGGTGGTGGCCGGAGTGTCGGCGACGAAGGACCAACCGTCCACGGCGTATCGCTGGAGTCGTCCGCCCGAGCTGCGTCGGGCGCGATCGGCGGCCTCGCTCAGCGATGTCGCCAGCAGGCTCCGTACCTCGGCCGGGTCCGCTCCCGGCGCAGTGGCACCCTGAAGCACGCGGATCGCCGTGGCTTGCAGCATCCGGAGGTCGGCGTGATGGCGCACGATGTCCGCGTAGTACTCGGCTCCGGAGCCCGCCACGGCAGCCGATGCGAGGGTGTGCAGGTAGGGGGCGCCTCCGACACGAGCGAGGTCCCCGCGGGACCGCAGATGGTGAGCGAGCGCGATCGGGTCTGCGGGCGCTCCCTGTTGTCGCAGTTCCAGTAGGGCGTGCCAGATCGTTGTGTGCGCGGGCCGGTAGAAGTCACCGGGCTCCAGTGCCTGGCGGACCTCGTCGATGACGGTTGCCTGATACATGCAGGCCCCCAGCACGGCTGCTTCGGCTTCGACGTCGTGCGACGGAGTGGACGGCATGCCGAAGGTGTCCACCGGGGTGAGGTCAGCCGATGGTGCTTGCCACTGCGGGGTCGTACCCTGGGGCACAGAGCTTCCTTGTCTCGGGCCGATACGGACTGGCAGGTCCCGGCGCCGGGTAGATCGTTTTGGGC from Streptomyces sp. NBC_01267 harbors:
- a CDS encoding MobC family plasmid mobilization relaxosome protein, producing the protein MAETAQRQGAPDQMVGAEGGPDPDTLHASQQQILRSAPAAESAAGERAVQGVQPANRRFTGTKRTVRVGPLRFTGEEHAQLQEAAAEHGYKGGSGFAADVVLAFVSGRFTTNLPLSEDRRRTHMFRAQVLRELNRTGVNINQIARALNSDYTPPDIRRHLDELHRLLALIAEALCEPAEPTKDLSA
- a CDS encoding DUF2637 domain-containing protein, which encodes MTKQATERYALAAAGVVIVLLTTGGFWLSYAHLAEVAGQHGLSHSPTRQWAWPATLDAFIVAGELLMLRAGLRRVTDGWAITLTATGSVGSIALNVAGVSGTATAGPVPLLDYVVAAVPPAAALLAFGVLMRQVHGLVDQPGEVAQTALDQAPEPLAGSSAHPGETAERPKRPSAQPPASQREPVVKTRGGRPASATVEELVEIGRIAASEKGTLTREVVEQAVRAKSHTISGKRLTEVMAVLRDPATRTPPDNG
- a CDS encoding glycosyltransferase, with protein sequence MNPDPGPLVLIEPYAHQGGGHHQRTLAALASVRPDSLVIAPGGLSDDLGPLVRSSTRVTIGPAGPAAKILLAAARTSARVSAAGRQVLASRRWPPTVRRFPHQVTLLARCLAEAACLRTARHLAPGAATVVILTASEALHGAAALLGGTPHLRFVHEVVTTEDLPVRWLGRIARRGEKRVIALYPTTAVRDQVAPAFPRLRGEVRAFAVDDGRRLTDAEREGARAAFTIPSDAKAVCVVGGWWPYKDIATIDAALARLTEPLHVLVCGAPLDDSTLTRWHQLPNVRLHTVPGPVADQVLRLVYAAADAALVARKPGVGKESGLVMDAARLAVPLIVSAHDPELVARLTGEPWAQFFPAGDPNALAKALDKLAAEPPVRPGPSAPEALDMRAAADQAAFLTDAYTRLTKKCR
- a CDS encoding DnaB-like helicase N-terminal domain-containing protein, producing MPQGTTPQWQAPSADLTPVDTFGMPSTPSHDVEAEAAVLGACMYQATVIDEVRQALEPGDFYRPAHTTIWHALLELRQQGAPADPIALAHHLRSRGDLARVGGAPYLHTLASAAVAGSGAEYYADIVRHHADLRMLQATAIRVLQGATAPGADPAEVRSLLATSLSEAADRARRSSGGRLQRYAVDGWSFVADTPATTEPVWGTPGKAAWASGESLMLVGPPGVGKSTIAQQIVLARLGLIAQVLDMPVREGEKVLYIAADRPSQLARAFTRIVHQADRDVLRRRLVFWSGPLPASLNTEPQLLAELAAEHGADTVVIDSLKDVVGKLTDDEAGLAYNNARQQLLRNGVELLELHHQRKQGPDASRTQRPVLDQVYGSAWYTAGAGSVLFLSGAAGDPVVHLHHLKTVDDEIGPLPVIHDHPRGTSRVDTSLDPLTLLRQTGSSGLTARELSTHITGENKPSTADIAKARRRLKALTKSGHATQETGAGGGTGGGQATRWKATVHHITAVS
- a CDS encoding glycosyltransferase family 2 protein, giving the protein MTTPISPTLVAVIGPVEPALLAAWTAHYRRLGIERFHLAFHFPDHVPDAWRHQLVAASHALGVIPARVSTGPWHEHTNTRLRDDLRTQAGPGWHLIADSDEFQTYPAPLSTVIAQAEATRQKVIGGLLLDRVTNDGRLAFWRPETGLDRAFPLGGHLTHRLLKGDPRKIVLAHSSVAMASGNHRTPGHKPAPDTLACVHHFKWRSGVLGDLQRRVRQFTSGEWAEHTPAVRSEASRLLLHIDRHHGRIDVSDPRLGFRHVTLDRLPDGWAAEAARIATNWRPHAPRNQSGSTISSPSF
- a CDS encoding glycosyltransferase family 1 protein, with the protein product MIAAIKPAGSNTRGLLAYLYGPGRHDARIAGYCHYLPFSFTDTGDLELDPALNDRGLGHSVLLAFAAGLAACDRVLVHSSTAASWTTAAAARTGVELADKLHIVPAPRDVRLVRHPVDITPPEGRVTGIYNHRLYRHYGTARFTQLARRLVADAPVRLTVMDLFGTRSPERIRLDPSPERHLEELATTDGVTIASDRGDRIRYRNLLAGTHFGIAPFRPGCPWSMSVIDCQAMGLPVIGPRTGWLAEHIDNELLFDTDEQAVQIVERLATDAEFYLVHAKRAHTSTTDLTPAAVAARYLEAIR